In Temnothorax longispinosus isolate EJ_2023e unplaced genomic scaffold, Tlon_JGU_v1 HiC_scaffold_15, whole genome shotgun sequence, the following are encoded in one genomic region:
- the LOC139823661 gene encoding uncharacterized protein translates to MASEQNVTALRKRRATIKASCTRTATYVHAVTSVTPSVRAQLTERKAKLEDYWREYDAVQSELESLDEGEANDRACFEDSYYTLCGKIIEILSPSESPTPSLTSPSPLASGLSNASDSRANIRLPKLDLPKFTGKYEEWFPFFDGFHSIIHTNASISNVEKLQYLRGCLSGEASDVISSLKISELNYDVAWRLLKDRYDNKRVIIQTHVKAIIELPPMSKEIASELRSISDGATKHIHALQALKRPITHWDDLLTCILSSKLDAVTSREWQTSLTGTDPPTLKQLLEFISHKCQVLEATGKSSIGTNSKANLKHQSSCHAAVKYKCSYCNARNPVIQVPVKKNEVDESKTSSVTVTHASNLSNDNHIMLSTAVASVNNSQGLPVECRVLLDCGSQANFISRKLLNILGLKPQDQSVSISGVNGSVTNSSQVVNLRIHSLINSYYADISCIVTDQVTSKLPAYNLKRDNFDIPRNLKLADPNFHKAADIDILLGAEFFWELMCVGQIKASHKHPTLQKTRLGWILAGRLNNSSASTKRVQALHAIVSNAELHEQLGHFWQQEEVTNKSVSLTAEESYCEQQFLKTVSRTPQGQFVVQLPLRENMVNRLGDSREVALKRLLNLEKRLSRDPLLRERYEHFLREYESLNHMMEIDVPPSEDSTPFYLPHHGVYKNSDNSAKLRVVFDASCKSSSGLSLNDVLIVGPVVQQDLASILMRFRTFAYVFTADIVKMYRQILVAPSQTHLQRILWRDNADSSVKTYELITVTYGTSSASYLATRCLKHLAELFRTDFPVGSKHVERDFYVDDILTGADTIEDAKRIRDEVVQLLRLGAFQLSKWASNCPLLLENVDNPHLNTVAITNSTDSRILGIQWDQARDVLQFSYKTQDYSSIVNKRGILSEVAKLFDPLGLLGPMITSAKLILQELWQAGVEWDETVPQHLHSRWMAFKQGLSKLSQIQIHRRVKFATDPQSVQIHGFCDASQRAYGACFYVRTGEGAGNYRIELLCSKSRVAPLKTITLLKLELCAAVLLAQLLKKISESFELSSSRIFLWSDSTIALNWIASPSLPSGRVTISKPFSHCGVDYAGPAVHIELVSDLTSDAFLATLRRFISRRGRPVNIYSDNGTTFVGANKQIKELYDFVASEQVQTNVKDFLRDQETSWSFIPPNAPHFGGLWEAAVKSAKYHLSRIVGQAHLTFEEMTTVLCEIEAILNSRPLTQLSNDPNDLTPLTPGHFLVGTPLNSIPSPDVSENRLTRWQLVQQLQQHFWRRWSTEYLSSLQERSKWKKNLRAALEPGRLVLIKQQGLAPLQWLLGRIQEVRPDSDGISRSAVVAKGMFIRPITKLAILPIDQ, encoded by the exons ATGGCAAGTGAACAAAACGTGACGGCTCTCCGAAAACGTCGCGCCACAATTAAAGCCTCGTGCACACGTACCGCCACATACGTTCACGCAGTAACTTCCGTCACACCTTCCGTGAGGGCTCAACTTACAGAGCGAAAAGCGAAATTGGAAGATTATTGGAGGGAATACGACGCGGTACAATCTGAGCTAGAATCTTTAGACGAAGGCGAGGCCAACGATCGAGCATGTTTTGAGGATAGTTACTACACGCTGTGCGGCAAAATAATAGAGATACTTAGTCCCTCGGAGTCTCCCACGCCAAGCCTCACTTCACCGTCGCCATTGGCTTCCGGTTTGTCTAACGCTTCCGATTCTAGAGCCAACATTCGATTACCAAAGCTAGATTTACCCAAGTTTACGGGCAAATATGAGGAGTGGTTTCCCTTTTTTGACGGTTTTCATTCCATTATTCACACCAACGCTTCTATCAGCAACgttgaaaaattgcaatacCTGCGTGGATGCCTTTCGGGCGAGGCGAGCGATGTTATAAGTTCTCTCAAAATATCAGAACTAAACTATGACGTAGCGTGGCGGTTGTTAAAGGATCGATACGACAACAAGCGAGTTATCATCCAAACGCATGTAAAAGCGATTATAGAACTTCCTCCAATGTCGAAGGAAATTGCAAGTGAGCTGCGCTCAATTTCAGACGGCGCAACTAAGCACATTCACGCCCTTCAGGCATTGAAACGCCCCATCACTCATTGGGACGATCTATTAACATGTATACTGAGTTCAAAACTGGACGCAGTCACATCCCGGGAGTGGCAAACGTCTTTGACAGGTACGGATCCTCCCACATTGAAACAATTACTCGAGTTCATATCTCATAAATGTCAGGTCCTAGAGGCGACGGGCAAATCATCTATCGGAACCAATTCCAAGGCCAACCTTAAGCATCAATCTTCCTGTCACGCGGCCGTCAAGTACAAATGCAGCTATTGCAACG CTCGGAACCCCGTGATTCAAGTTCcagtaaagaaaaatgaagtTGACGAATCAAAAACTTCTTCCGTGACAGTCACGCACGCGTCGAATCTTTCAAACGACAATCACATTATGCTATCTACGGCCGTCGCAAGCGTCAATAACAGTCAAGGCTTACCAGTAGAGTGCCGCGTTTTATTAGACTGCGGCTCGCaagctaattttatttctagaaaattgttaaacaTCCTAGGTTTAAAGCCTCAAGATCAAAGCGTATCCATTTCCGGAGTTAACGGATCAGTTACCAATTCGTCTCAAGTCGTAAATTTGAGAATTCATTCGCTGATTAATTCATATTACGCCGACATTAGTTGCATCGTGACAGATCAAGTTACAAGTAAACTACCCGCGTACAACTTAAAGCGCGATAACTTCGACATTCCGCGAAATCTCAAGCTAGCCGATCCCAACTTCCATAAAGCCGCAGATATCGACATCTTGCTCGGTGCCGAGTTCTTTTGGGAGTTAATGTGTGTCGGTCAGATCAAGGCTTCACACAAACATCCCACGTTACAGAAAACGCGATTGGGCTGGATTCTGGCGGGTCGCTTAAATAACTCGTCGGCTTCAACTAAACGTGTCCAGGCGCTACACGCGATCGTGTCCAACGCGGAGTTACATGAGCAATTAGGCCACTTTTGGCAACAAGAAGAAGTCACAAACAAGTCAGTCTCTCTCACTGCCGAGGAATCTTATTGCGAACAACAATTTCTGAAAACCGTGTCCCGAACGCCACAAGGCCAATTCGTGGTACAGCTCCCGCTCAGGGAAAATATGGTTAATAGACTAGGGGATTCCAGGGAGGTCGCTTTGAAGCGATTGTTAAATCTCGAGAAACGCCTCAGTCGCGATCCACTTTTGAGGGAGCGATACGAACACTTCTTACGCGAATACGAGTCCTTGAATCACATGATGGAAATAGACGTTCCACCAAGTGAGGATTCAACTCCCTTTTACCTGCCCCATCATggcgtatataaaaattctgacAATTCGGCCAAACTCCGAGTTGTCTTTGACGCGTCCTGTAAGAGCAGTTCGGGTTTATCACTTAACGACGTCTTAATTGTGGGGCCGGTCGTTCAACAGGACTTAGCTTCAATTTTAATGCGTTTCCGCACGTTTGCTTACGTTTTCACTGCCGACATAGTGAAAATGTACAGGCAAATATTAGTAGCACCGTCACAGACACATCTCCAAAGAATTTTATGGAGAGATAATGCGGACTCAAGCGTGAAAACATACGAGTTAATAACCGTCACTTACGGCACTTCTTCGGCCTCTTATTTGGCTACCAGATGCCTAAAACATTTGGCCGAACTATTCAGAACAGACTTCCCGGTGGGATCCAAGCATGTTGAACGTGATTTTTACGTCGACGACATTCTTACCGGGGCGGATACGATAGAAGATGCGAAGCGAATCCGGGACGAAGTCGTGCAACTCTTACGCTTGGGGGCCTTTCAGCTTAGCAAGTGGGCCTCAAATTGTCCATTATTGTTAGAAAACGTGGATAACCCGCATCTCAACACGGTCGCTATAACTAACAGCACCGATTCGCGAATCTTAGGGATCCAGTGGGATCAGGCACGAGACGTCCTACAATTCTCATACAAAACCCAAGATTATTCAAGCATAGTAAACAAACGCGGTATACTCTCCGAAGTAGCCAAATTGTTCGACCCACTCGGCCTTCTCGGCCCGATGATCACTAGTGCTAAACTAATCCTTCAAGAGCTTTGGCAAGCAGGTGTCGAATGGGACGAGACAGTTCCTCAGCATCTCCACTCTCGCTGGATGGCCTTCAAACAGGGCCTATCCAAGTTAAGTCAAATACAAATCCACAGACGCGTTAAATTTGCAACAGACCCCCAGTCGGTTCAAATACACGGGTTTTGCGACGCAAGTCAGCGGGCCTACGGCGCCTGCTTTTACGTTCGCACCGGCGAAGGCGCAGGGAATTACCGTATCGAACTACTATGCTCCAAATCTCGAGTAGCTCCGTTAAAGACGATTACGCTACTCAAACTAGAATTGTGCGCGGCGGTACTTCTAGCGCAACTCTTAAAAAAGATTTCCGAATCTTTCGAGTTATCAAGCAGTCGAATATTCTTGTGGTCCGACTCCACAATCGCCCTAAACTGGATAGCATCACCTTCACTGCCCAGTGGTCGCGTTACAATCTCCAAACCGTTTTCACACTGCGGCGTCGATTACGCCGGTCCG GCAGTCCACATAGAGCTAGTAAGCGACCTCACCTCGGATGCCTTTTTAGCCACGTTGCGAAGATTTATATCGCGAAGAGGGAGGCCAGTCAATATTTACTCCGATAACGGAACGACCTTTGTTGGTGCAAATAAGCAAATAAAGGAACTCTATGATTTTGTCGCCAGCGAGCAAGTTCAGACGAACGTTAAGGATTTCCTTCGCGACCAAGAAACGTCATGGTCATTCATACCGCCCAACGCGCCTCACTTCGGGGGTTTGTGGGAGGCAGCCGTAAAATCTGCTAAGTATCACTTGTCTCGTATCGTTGGCCAGGCTCATTTAACATTTGAGGAAATGACGACCGTGCTTTGCGAAATAGAGGCAATTCTGAACTCGCGGCCTCTCACTCAATTAAGTAATGATCCGAATGATCTGACCCCCCTCACACCGGGTCACTTTCTGGTCGGTACTCCGCTCAACAGTATCCCTTCTCCCGATGTAAGCGAGAATAGATTAACACGTTGGCAATTAGTTCAGCAGCTCCAACAGCATTTCTGGAGAAGGTGGAGCACGGAATACTTGAGCTCCCTTCAGGAACGTTCTAAATGGAAGAAAAACCTGAGAGCAGCATTGGAACCAGGACGACTCGTGCTGATTAAGCAACAGGGCTTAGCGCCCTTGCAATGGTTATTGGGTCGAATCCAAGAAGTTCGTCCCGACTCCGACGGTATATCCCGCTCTGCTGTGGTTGCCAAGGGAATGTTCATACGGCCCATAACCAAGTTGGCGATACTACCGATCGATCAGTGa